A region from the Arvicola amphibius chromosome 12, mArvAmp1.2, whole genome shotgun sequence genome encodes:
- the LOC119827887 gene encoding complement factor H-like codes for MKIVYKVDESFQYQCHQGFVYRERGDAICTASGWSPQPFCEVKPCNFPQIKNGDVYFEMDHIPFPVATPMSFEYYCDRGFLPPSGKNWDSIHCTAQGWEPAVPCLRLCGIYDIENGEVLQEKGEYIQDQSVRVQCYPGYSLPNGQDTVTCTENGWSPQPVCAPVNCRGPPPEQNTEILLGSWSDQLYPEETWAIYKCQPGYQTFGTIVKVCRRGEWVALNPSRICGKSHVGILETHPLGPLGWQLEPGLSLVQRLFIPAMKGIDC; via the exons ATGAAAATAGTTTACAAGGTGGATGAAAGTTTTCAGTATCAATGTCATCAAGGTTTTGTGTACAGAGAAAGAGGGGATGCCATCTGCACAGCTTCTGGATGGAGTCCTCAGCCTTTCTGTGAAG TTAAACCTTGTAATTTTCCACAAATCAAAAATGGAGATGTATATTTTGAAATGGACCACATACCCTTCCCAGTAGCTACACCAATGTCATTCGAATATTACTGCGACAGAGGATTTTTGCCTCCTTCAGGGAAAAACTGGGACAGCATTCACTGCACTGCACAAGGGTGGGAGCCGGCAGTCCCATGTCTCA GGCTATGTGGCATCTATGATATAGAGAATGGGGAAGTATTACAAGAGAAAGGAGAATACATACAGGACCAGTCTGTAAGAGTCCAGTGTTACCCTGGCTACAGTCTTCCAAATGGTCAGGACACAGTAACATGTACTGAGAATGGCTGGTCTCCTCAACCTGTATGCGCCCCTGTCA ACTGTAGAGGTCCTCCTCCAGAACAAAATACTGAAATTCTGTTAGGTTCTTGGTCTGACCAATTATATCCAGAAGAAACTTGGGCTATCTACAAATGCCAACCTGGATACCAAACATTTGGGACTATTGTTAAAGTATGCAGGCGTGGAGAATGGGTGGCTTTAAACCCATCCAGGATATGTGGA aAAAGCCATGTGGGTATCCTGGAGACACACCCTTTGGGTCCTTTAGGCTGGCAGTTGGAACCGGGTTTGAGTTTGGTGCAAAGGTTGTTTATACCTGCAATGAAGG gtATCGACTGTTAG